A genomic window from Deltaproteobacteria bacterium includes:
- a CDS encoding NUDIX domain-containing protein gives MAYQDLYRLSVHAVFTDKEDRTLFVRTTYGAKAWTLPGGAVDPGETIHETLVRECREELGRDIRVLYLSGVYFHASHNSHAFVFRCEFQDGFEIQLSEEHSEFTYRNTTELKDSHRVKVEDCLNYSGSTKSAKF, from the coding sequence GTGGCCTATCAAGATCTCTATAGACTGAGTGTTCACGCTGTTTTTACTGACAAAGAAGATCGCACCTTGTTTGTTCGTACTACATATGGTGCAAAAGCATGGACGCTTCCCGGAGGTGCCGTCGATCCCGGCGAAACAATTCACGAAACACTAGTTCGTGAATGCAGGGAGGAGTTAGGAAGAGATATTAGGGTGTTATATCTTTCTGGCGTGTATTTTCATGCTTCTCACAACTCCCACGCTTTTGTATTTCGATGCGAATTCCAAGATGGTTTTGAAATTCAGTTGTCGGAAGAACACTCCGAATTTACCTACCGAAACACCACCGAACTTAAGGACTCTCATCGAGTCAAAGTGGAAGACTGCTTGAATTATTCTGGAAGCACAAAGAGTGCAAAATTTTAG